One window of Hymenobacter sublimis genomic DNA carries:
- a CDS encoding TonB-dependent receptor plug domain-containing protein, producing MTQKPQTIAGPQGELRYQNASNLRYGNALASLRWNRTLTPQLFGNATLAATRFRYANEQTFELEDRSPAGKLSEDSRASFTSGVQDVLVKADFEYYPSPAHQIRFGATAVQHAFTPGSNFFTSRTPVAALDTTLGSQRVGAREVALYGEDEIRLTARLSANLGLRVVRYWVEGQGFGGLQPRVLATYLVGEHTAVKASYASMQQYLHLLSNNGAGLPTDLWVPATRRVAPQRAQQLALGVAHTLPEWGLEVSVEAFQKSMRDLIEFREGATFYNSSQN from the coding sequence GTGACGCAGAAGCCCCAAACCATTGCCGGCCCGCAGGGCGAGCTGCGCTACCAGAACGCCAGCAACCTGCGCTACGGCAACGCCCTGGCCTCGCTGCGCTGGAACCGAACCCTGACCCCTCAGCTGTTCGGCAACGCGACGCTGGCCGCTACTCGTTTTCGTTACGCCAATGAGCAGACCTTCGAACTGGAGGACCGCTCGCCGGCCGGTAAGCTGAGTGAGGACAGCCGCGCCAGCTTTACCTCCGGCGTGCAGGACGTGCTGGTGAAGGCGGACTTCGAGTACTACCCCAGCCCCGCCCATCAGATACGATTCGGGGCAACTGCCGTGCAGCACGCCTTCACCCCCGGCAGCAACTTCTTCACGAGCCGCACCCCGGTGGCGGCGCTCGATACGACGTTGGGCTCCCAGCGGGTGGGAGCCCGGGAAGTGGCCCTCTACGGCGAGGATGAAATCCGGCTGACCGCCCGCCTGTCGGCCAACCTGGGGTTGCGGGTCGTCCGCTACTGGGTGGAGGGGCAGGGGTTCGGTGGGCTACAGCCCCGGGTGCTGGCCACGTACCTGGTGGGCGAGCACACCGCCGTGAAGGCCTCCTACGCGAGCATGCAGCAGTATCTGCACCTGCTCTCCAACAACGGGGCCGGCCTGCCGACGGACTTGTGGGTGCCCGCCACCCGGCGCGTGGCGCCGCAGCGGGCGCAGCAGCTGGCGCTGGGCGTGGCCCACACGCTCCCCGAGTGGGGGCTGGAAGTCAGCGTGGAAGCCTTCCAGAAGTCGATGCGAGACCTGATTGAGTTTCGGGAGGGCGCAACCTTCTACAACAGCTCCCAGAACTAG
- a CDS encoding alpha/beta hydrolase, translating to MTVASATQPALLTDLSLGYRLVNPAQATGAKRLLLLLHGVGGNELNLLPVGEQLADGHTLVLTVRAPLVFGPMGFGFYQVDFSSGKPVFNQAQQLDGQRLLLTFIREASARYGIPAGQVYLLGFSQGAIMAYDVALTHPAQVRGVLAFSGRMLIESRQHHAPAADIRKVHFFLSHGRHDDKLPAFYADEAVTFLQTLNITPHYEAFEGGHEVTASGMMAAQKWLGRVNSF from the coding sequence ATGACCGTTGCATCCGCTACGCAGCCCGCGCTGCTCACCGATTTATCCCTGGGCTACCGCCTGGTGAACCCGGCCCAGGCCACCGGCGCCAAACGACTTTTGCTCCTGCTGCACGGCGTGGGCGGCAACGAGCTGAACCTGCTGCCCGTGGGCGAGCAGCTGGCCGACGGCCACACGCTGGTGCTCACGGTGCGCGCCCCGCTGGTGTTCGGGCCGATGGGCTTCGGGTTCTACCAAGTTGATTTCTCGTCGGGCAAGCCCGTCTTCAACCAAGCCCAGCAGCTCGATGGGCAACGCCTGCTGCTCACCTTTATCCGCGAGGCTTCGGCGCGGTACGGCATCCCGGCCGGCCAGGTGTACCTGCTGGGCTTCAGCCAGGGCGCCATCATGGCCTACGACGTGGCCCTGACCCACCCGGCCCAGGTGCGCGGCGTGCTGGCCTTCAGCGGCCGCATGCTGATTGAGTCGCGCCAGCACCACGCCCCAGCGGCCGATATCCGGAAGGTGCACTTCTTCCTCAGCCACGGCCGCCACGACGACAAGCTGCCCGCTTTCTATGCCGATGAGGCCGTGACGTTTCTCCAGACCCTGAACATCACCCCGCACTACGAAGCCTTCGAAGGCGGGCACGAAGTAACGGCCAGCGGCATGATGGCCGCGCAAAAGTGGCTAGGGCGTGTGAACAGTTTTTAG
- a CDS encoding VOC family protein → MTTALLPYSSLPAERIGVHPPTELPTTIRLGTVHLAVASLVRSLDFYQRVLGFALLSQTLATEGQSAGAELGVAGSPQVLVRLQEQPGANPIPRRGRLGIYHLAVLLPTRADLGCFIKHVHSLGVYLGSSDHNYSEATYLTDPDGFTIEVYRDRPRSEWQVSSEGEIQSALDPLDETGVLQAAGKAHWEGLPAGTTIGHLHFYTGSLTAAAAFYHQALGFDIETWSLSGALFVGAGGYHHHLGLNVWAAGSPVATAADARLLRWELWLPDAGSRDAAAARLQAAGYAVEPTPEGPIATDPWGIRVLLGAETQPAV, encoded by the coding sequence ATGACTACTGCCCTGCTTCCTTATTCTTCGCTGCCCGCCGAACGCATCGGCGTGCACCCGCCGACAGAATTGCCAACGACCATTCGCCTGGGCACGGTGCACCTAGCGGTAGCCAGCCTGGTTCGCTCGCTGGACTTCTATCAGCGCGTGCTTGGGTTTGCGCTGCTTAGTCAAACATTGGCCACCGAAGGCCAGTCCGCTGGGGCGGAGTTGGGCGTAGCCGGCAGCCCCCAGGTGCTGGTGCGCCTGCAGGAGCAGCCGGGGGCGAATCCCATCCCCCGGCGCGGCCGGTTGGGCATCTATCACCTGGCGGTGCTACTGCCCACCCGCGCCGACTTGGGCTGCTTTATCAAGCACGTGCATTCCCTGGGGGTCTACCTGGGCTCCTCCGACCACAATTACAGCGAAGCCACTTACCTGACCGACCCCGACGGCTTTACCATCGAGGTATACCGCGACCGGCCCCGCTCGGAGTGGCAGGTGAGCTCAGAAGGCGAAATCCAGTCGGCCCTCGACCCGCTCGACGAGACCGGGGTGCTGCAGGCGGCCGGCAAAGCCCACTGGGAGGGTCTGCCCGCGGGCACGACCATCGGTCACCTGCACTTTTATACCGGCAGTTTGACCGCAGCGGCGGCTTTCTACCACCAGGCGCTGGGCTTCGACATTGAAACCTGGAGCTTGTCGGGGGCCCTGTTCGTGGGCGCCGGGGGCTACCACCACCACCTGGGTCTAAACGTGTGGGCCGCCGGCTCGCCCGTGGCCACGGCGGCCGATGCCCGCCTGCTGCGCTGGGAATTGTGGCTGCCCGATGCCGGCTCCCGCGACGCGGCCGCCGCCCGCCTGCAAGCGGCCGGCTACGCCGTGGAGCCAACGCCTGAAGGCCCCATTGCCACCGACCCGTGGGGCATCCGGGTGCTGCTGGGGGCTGAGACGCAGCCAGCAGTATGA
- a CDS encoding ester cyclase, with protein sequence MKKILLPLALFAASLTAAAQKPAAKPAAKSGDLVAQHLKTFDELDYDVFSNAKWDRLHESHAQNILVHWPDGHTTTGIARHISDLKAMFVYAPDTQIKQHPFKLGQGNLTSVSGIMTGTFTKPMPTGDGKFIQPTGKKFSLPMSTVGVWKNGVMVEEYLYWDNQSFMTQLGLAK encoded by the coding sequence ATGAAAAAAATCCTGCTTCCCCTCGCCCTGTTCGCCGCCTCGCTGACTGCTGCCGCCCAGAAACCCGCCGCCAAGCCCGCCGCCAAATCCGGCGACCTCGTGGCCCAGCACCTGAAAACCTTCGATGAGCTGGATTACGACGTGTTCAGCAACGCGAAGTGGGACCGCCTGCACGAAAGCCACGCCCAGAACATCCTGGTGCATTGGCCCGATGGCCACACCACCACCGGCATCGCTCGCCACATTTCGGACCTGAAAGCCATGTTCGTGTACGCCCCCGATACCCAAATTAAGCAGCACCCCTTCAAGCTGGGCCAGGGCAATTTGACGTCGGTATCGGGCATCATGACCGGCACCTTCACCAAGCCCATGCCCACCGGCGATGGCAAGTTCATTCAGCCCACAGGCAAGAAATTCAGCCTGCCCATGTCCACCGTCGGCGTGTGGAAAAATGGTGTAATGGTGGAAGAATACCTCTATTGGGACAACCAATCCTTCATGACGCAACTCGGGCTGGCCAAGTAA
- a CDS encoding GlcG/HbpS family heme-binding protein produces MGISLEQAQAAVQAAHQKSLEIGVKMNIAIVDAGANLVAFARMDDAWLGSLDISIKKAKTARYFDMPTGAIGGLSQPGGPLFNIEVSNGGLITFPGGLPIKDGSGKVIGAIGVSGDTVENDHTVAEAGLNAVAGK; encoded by the coding sequence ATGGGCATTTCCCTCGAACAGGCGCAAGCTGCGGTGCAAGCAGCCCACCAAAAATCGCTCGAAATCGGCGTCAAGATGAACATTGCCATCGTCGATGCCGGCGCCAACCTTGTGGCGTTTGCGCGCATGGACGACGCGTGGCTTGGCTCGCTCGACATTTCGATTAAAAAGGCCAAGACGGCCCGCTACTTCGACATGCCCACCGGCGCCATCGGCGGCTTGTCGCAGCCCGGCGGCCCGCTCTTCAACATTGAGGTGTCGAACGGCGGCCTCATCACCTTCCCCGGCGGCCTACCCATTAAGGACGGCAGCGGCAAAGTCATCGGCGCCATCGGCGTATCGGGTGACACGGTCGAGAACGACCACACCGTGGCTGAAGCGGGCTTGAACGCCGTGGCTGGCAAATAA
- the fdhA gene encoding formaldehyde dehydrogenase, glutathione-independent translates to MASNRGVVYLGPGKVEVQSIDFPELKNPKGKKIVHGVILKVVSTNICGSDQHMVRGRTTAPAGLVLGHEITGEVIEVGADVEFLKVGDLVSVPFNVACGRCRTCKEQQTGICLTVNEGRAGGAYGYVDMGGWVGGQAEYVMVPYADFNLLKFPNKDQAMEKIRDLTMLSDIFPTGFHGAVKAGVGPGTTVYVAGAGPVGLAAAASAQLLGAAVVIVGDMNKARLAHARSFGCETVDLNEDASLADQITQILGVPEIDCSIDCVGFEASGHGSQAKVEVPAAVLNSLMEITRAGGSIGIPGLYVTDDPGATDAAAKSGNLSIRFGLGWAKSHSFHTGQTPVMSYNRQLMQAILYDKIQIAKAVNVEIISLDDAPKGYAEFDKGVARKFVINPHNLIPSAKPKAKTETATA, encoded by the coding sequence ATGGCTAGCAACAGAGGCGTTGTGTACCTGGGCCCCGGCAAAGTCGAGGTGCAGAGCATTGATTTTCCCGAACTGAAAAACCCCAAGGGCAAGAAGATTGTCCACGGCGTGATTCTGAAGGTCGTATCCACCAACATCTGTGGCTCCGACCAGCACATGGTGCGCGGGCGCACCACCGCCCCCGCTGGCCTGGTGCTGGGCCACGAAATCACGGGCGAAGTCATCGAAGTAGGGGCCGACGTGGAGTTCCTCAAGGTGGGCGACCTCGTGTCGGTGCCCTTCAACGTGGCTTGCGGCCGTTGCCGCACCTGCAAGGAACAGCAAACCGGCATCTGCCTGACCGTAAACGAAGGCCGCGCCGGTGGCGCCTACGGCTACGTAGACATGGGCGGCTGGGTCGGTGGTCAGGCCGAGTACGTCATGGTACCCTACGCCGATTTCAACCTGCTCAAATTCCCGAACAAGGACCAGGCGATGGAGAAAATCCGCGACCTGACGATGCTGAGCGACATTTTTCCGACCGGTTTCCACGGGGCCGTGAAGGCGGGCGTGGGCCCGGGCACGACGGTGTACGTGGCCGGCGCTGGCCCCGTGGGCCTAGCCGCCGCTGCTTCGGCGCAGTTGCTAGGGGCCGCCGTGGTGATAGTAGGCGACATGAACAAGGCGCGCCTGGCGCACGCCCGCTCGTTCGGCTGCGAAACGGTGGACCTAAACGAGGACGCCAGCTTGGCCGACCAGATTACCCAGATTTTGGGCGTACCTGAAATCGACTGCTCCATCGACTGCGTGGGCTTTGAGGCCAGCGGCCACGGCTCGCAAGCCAAAGTAGAGGTACCCGCTGCCGTGCTCAACTCGCTCATGGAAATCACCCGCGCGGGCGGCTCCATCGGTATCCCCGGCCTGTACGTGACCGACGACCCCGGCGCCACGGACGCCGCGGCCAAATCCGGCAACCTGAGCATCCGCTTCGGCCTGGGCTGGGCCAAGAGCCACTCTTTCCACACCGGCCAAACGCCCGTGATGAGCTACAACCGCCAGCTCATGCAGGCCATTCTCTACGACAAAATTCAGATTGCCAAGGCCGTCAACGTGGAAATTATTAGCCTTGACGACGCCCCGAAAGGCTACGCGGAGTTTGACAAAGGCGTGGCGCGCAAGTTTGTGATTAACCCCCACAACCTGATTCCAAGCGCTAAACCAAAAGCCAAAACTGAAACAGCTACTGCCTAG
- a CDS encoding AraC family transcriptional regulator codes for MLPSIPLTDPHELTTLIDHRRVQTLEKYELSILETLAPGDQVAQSYSDLVLTNMLRGKKVMHLRDQQAFAYLPGHTMVVPPNLKMLIDFPEASDETPTQCVALAIDQLQVIDTVNYLNEFYPRTEGEKWHLGLSQHAFYNNEDITALIYKLVRIGFDDSQNKDMLADFAVKELLLRLMQLQRLHTIEHNTAVLATSNRFAHTLHYIKEHMAEKISVEKLSAQACMSQANFFRAFKQEFGLSPIDYIIKARMRLAKRCLQNPALSITEICFKSGFSNLAYFTRMFRQLEHMTPTEYRALCQGQA; via the coding sequence TTGCTGCCTTCCATTCCGCTCACCGACCCTCACGAGCTGACCACGCTCATCGACCACCGCCGGGTGCAGACGCTGGAGAAGTACGAGTTGAGCATTCTCGAAACGCTGGCGCCCGGCGACCAGGTGGCGCAGTCCTACAGCGACCTGGTGCTCACCAACATGCTGCGCGGCAAGAAGGTGATGCACCTGCGCGACCAGCAGGCGTTCGCCTACCTGCCCGGCCACACCATGGTGGTGCCCCCGAACCTGAAGATGCTGATTGACTTTCCTGAGGCCTCGGACGAAACCCCAACCCAGTGCGTGGCCCTGGCCATCGACCAGCTTCAAGTCATCGACACGGTCAACTACCTCAACGAGTTCTACCCGCGCACCGAGGGCGAAAAGTGGCACCTTGGCCTCAGCCAGCACGCTTTTTATAACAACGAGGATATTACGGCCCTCATCTACAAGCTGGTCCGCATTGGCTTCGACGACTCGCAGAACAAGGACATGCTGGCCGACTTCGCGGTGAAGGAGCTATTGCTGCGCCTCATGCAGCTGCAGCGGCTGCATACCATCGAGCACAACACGGCCGTGTTGGCCACCTCCAACCGCTTTGCCCATACGCTGCACTACATCAAGGAGCATATGGCCGAGAAAATCAGCGTTGAGAAGCTGAGCGCGCAGGCCTGCATGAGCCAGGCCAATTTCTTCCGCGCCTTCAAACAGGAGTTTGGCCTCTCGCCCATCGACTACATCATCAAGGCCCGGATGCGGCTGGCCAAGCGCTGCCTGCAAAACCCCGCGCTCAGCATCACCGAGATTTGCTTCAAGTCCGGCTTCAGTAACCTGGCGTATTTCACCCGCATGTTCCGGCAGCTGGAGCACATGACGCCCACCGAGTATCGGGCGCTCTGTCAGGGGCAAGCGTGA
- a CDS encoding Crp/Fnr family transcriptional regulator yields MTVSPPPHDHSPPYELLRAHLQVRVPLTDADFTTFWGYLRPLALRKRQHLFQSGEVCNYYAFVTQGCLRSYSLTAEGHEHTLQFAPEDWWISDLYSLLTQQPSTMSIDALEDSQLLLLDQADLETIYAQCPVFERYFRLLMQSRYVVLQERVNAALSQTAAEKYQHFLRKYPTIVQRVPQHVIASYLGLTPESLSRVRRQL; encoded by the coding sequence GTGACTGTCAGCCCTCCCCCACACGACCATAGCCCCCCTTACGAACTGCTCCGGGCCCACTTGCAAGTGCGCGTGCCGCTGACCGACGCCGACTTTACCACGTTCTGGGGCTACCTGCGCCCGCTGGCTTTACGCAAGCGCCAGCACCTGTTCCAGTCCGGCGAGGTGTGTAACTACTACGCTTTCGTAACCCAGGGCTGCCTGCGCAGCTACTCGCTCACGGCGGAAGGGCACGAGCACACGCTGCAATTTGCGCCCGAAGACTGGTGGATATCGGACCTCTACAGCCTGCTTACGCAGCAGCCCAGCACCATGAGCATCGACGCGCTGGAAGATTCGCAGTTGCTGCTACTCGACCAGGCCGACCTGGAAACCATATACGCCCAGTGCCCCGTGTTCGAGCGCTACTTCCGGCTGTTGATGCAGAGCCGCTACGTGGTGCTGCAGGAGCGAGTGAATGCTGCCCTGAGCCAGACGGCAGCGGAAAAGTACCAGCACTTTCTCCGTAAGTATCCCACCATCGTGCAGCGGGTGCCCCAGCACGTTATTGCCTCCTACCTGGGCCTGACGCCTGAGTCGTTGAGCCGGGTGCGTCGGCAGCTTTAG
- a CDS encoding helix-turn-helix transcriptional regulator: MNWYSLSDLAILRELGSSLRQMRVNRNQSQQSVADSAGIDRATLSQVEHGRPTSLLTFIQLLRTLEHLELLEPLVTKAEVNPVTLARLTQKQRRNAYPTAPDSTTPPPAEW, from the coding sequence ATGAATTGGTACTCACTCTCAGATTTAGCCATCCTACGCGAACTCGGTAGCAGCCTGCGGCAGATGCGCGTTAACCGCAACCAATCCCAGCAGTCCGTGGCGGATTCCGCCGGCATTGACCGGGCCACCCTGAGCCAAGTAGAACACGGCCGGCCGACGTCATTGCTTACGTTCATTCAACTGCTGCGCACGCTGGAGCATCTAGAGCTGCTGGAGCCCCTGGTGACCAAAGCGGAAGTTAATCCGGTCACCTTGGCCCGGCTGACGCAGAAACAGCGCCGCAACGCCTACCCCACTGCTCCTGACTCCACTACTCCCCCGCCTGCTGAATGGTAG
- a CDS encoding type II toxin-antitoxin system HipA family toxin, whose protein sequence is MVELAVVRLWGKPVGAVRWDAGRALATFAYDPDFIRSGLNVAPLLMPLPARADQVYSFPQLNPDTYHGLPGLLADALPDRFGNQLIDAWLATQGRAPADFSPVERLCYIANRGMGALEFEPRVGNVSGAGAESLEIAALVDLAQQVVGQREAFHVKMGDDAEGLAALLAVGTSAGGARPKAIIAFNEDTREVRSGQVTAPPGFGYWLLKLDGVQDRALGDPQDFGRLEYAYYRMAVASGLDMMECRLYEEGPRAHFMTRRFDRTAAGEKLHAQTLCALAHYDYNQPAAYSYEQAFQVMRQLRLPYTAAEQFYRRMVFNVVARNQDDHTKNISFLMDATGQWRLAPAYDVAYAYQPGNRWTNQHQMALNGKRDGFTREDLRAVAREMNIKRADDLVDEVVAQVTRWPEFAAEAGVNDARTAAIAAAHRLLQ, encoded by the coding sequence ATGGTAGAACTCGCCGTTGTCCGTCTCTGGGGTAAGCCTGTGGGCGCCGTCCGTTGGGATGCTGGCCGCGCGCTGGCCACGTTTGCCTACGACCCCGACTTTATCCGGTCGGGCCTGAATGTGGCCCCGCTGCTCATGCCGCTGCCCGCGCGCGCCGATCAGGTATACTCGTTTCCGCAACTCAACCCGGACACCTACCACGGGCTGCCGGGCCTGCTGGCCGATGCCCTGCCCGACCGGTTCGGCAACCAACTCATTGACGCCTGGCTGGCCACGCAGGGTCGCGCCCCGGCCGATTTCTCGCCGGTGGAGCGCCTGTGCTACATTGCCAACAGGGGCATGGGCGCCCTGGAGTTTGAACCGCGCGTGGGCAATGTGTCTGGGGCAGGGGCGGAATCCCTGGAAATTGCGGCCCTCGTCGATCTGGCCCAGCAGGTGGTGGGCCAGCGCGAAGCCTTCCACGTCAAGATGGGCGACGACGCCGAAGGGCTGGCGGCCCTGTTGGCCGTGGGCACTTCGGCCGGCGGCGCCCGTCCCAAGGCCATCATCGCCTTCAACGAGGACACGCGGGAAGTACGCTCCGGCCAAGTGACGGCGCCCCCCGGCTTTGGCTACTGGCTCCTTAAGCTGGACGGGGTGCAAGACCGGGCTCTGGGCGACCCGCAGGACTTTGGCCGGCTGGAGTACGCTTACTACCGCATGGCCGTGGCCAGCGGACTGGACATGATGGAGTGCCGCCTCTACGAGGAGGGCCCGCGGGCACACTTCATGACTCGGCGATTCGACCGCACGGCCGCGGGCGAAAAACTCCACGCCCAGACGCTGTGCGCGCTGGCCCACTACGATTACAACCAGCCCGCCGCCTATTCCTACGAACAGGCGTTCCAGGTGATGCGCCAGCTACGCCTGCCCTACACGGCGGCCGAGCAGTTTTACCGGCGCATGGTGTTCAACGTGGTGGCCCGCAACCAGGACGATCACACCAAGAACATCTCCTTTCTGATGGATGCCACCGGGCAGTGGCGGCTCGCGCCCGCCTACGACGTGGCCTACGCCTACCAGCCGGGGAACCGTTGGACCAACCAGCACCAGATGGCCCTCAACGGCAAGCGCGACGGCTTCACGCGGGAGGACCTGCGGGCGGTAGCCCGGGAAATGAACATCAAACGGGCGGACGATTTGGTTGATGAGGTCGTGGCGCAGGTAACACGCTGGCCCGAGTTTGCCGCGGAAGCGGGCGTAAACGACGCGCGCACCGCGGCAATCGCCGCGGCCCACCGGCTGCTGCAATAG